A single Thermoplasmatales archaeon DNA region contains:
- a CDS encoding integrase core domain-containing protein, which yields MKQLVKPYDGKRPVRFDVEGSGEIQTFTLPSKLFRKAMKLLGIRLEYIQKQTLEDNGNIESFHNSIKTDYIWPVDISDFQERRDIIDHAFVDYNEKRPHSSIMFLSPRAFRKRWDSDPGFRLEYKNYVKKMKDKEMERRKNKKRTEVERNGIL from the coding sequence ATGAAGCAGCTCGTAAAGCCGTATGACGGAAAACGTCCCGTACGGTTTGATGTGGAAGGGTCTGGAGAAATCCAGACCTTTACCCTACCATCGAAGCTGTTCAGGAAGGCAATGAAACTCCTTGGAATAAGACTGGAGTATATACAGAAGCAGACACTGGAAGACAACGGCAATATCGAGTCCTTCCACAACTCGATAAAGACTGATTACATCTGGCCAGTAGACATCAGCGATTTCCAGGAGAGGAGGGACATTATCGATCATGCATTCGTGGACTATAATGAGAAGAGACCACACTCATCAATAATGTTCCTGAGTCCAAGGGCGTTCAGGAAGAGATGGGATTCTGATCCTGGATTCCGTCTTGAATACAAAAATTATGTGAAGAAGATGAAAGATAAAGAAATGGAAAGGAGAAAAAATAAAAAGAGGACGGAGGTCGAAAGAAATGGAATCTTATGA
- a CDS encoding TrmB family transcriptional regulator — translation MSADNIFEGLSKFGLSPYEIKVLSTLLIEGEQTSTQVVRASGVPQPRIYDIFDSLKRKGFIEVSPGKKKIYRAVPLSVSSKRQIDELRDLSTRIDDFVELHKSRNRVPTPFVWLVEDDRQISSRIRKMIDSASTEVIFSANSDTFDLAFKHLKKAIARGVTVALVMFPDTPVQKLLELKGSVSRIRPSPASEVLIVDRNSALLNVGDDVSDRKYALYFDDSELIHISNYYFFHTIWVPSKQVTAFDLTKPVLLSTTWLACEAIDQIKKEGSNIYAVMKCIMDKREQTLSGIITGTKRILGMRHTFFIKVRDKIYSVGGRTARLEDARMIELRLNTKSTNITAKSD, via the coding sequence ATGTCTGCGGATAATATTTTTGAAGGGCTATCAAAATTTGGTCTTTCCCCGTACGAAATAAAAGTTCTTTCGACACTGTTGATAGAAGGAGAACAGACTTCAACTCAGGTTGTTAGAGCTTCCGGGGTCCCTCAACCAAGAATCTATGATATATTTGATTCACTCAAGCGGAAAGGATTCATAGAGGTCAGCCCTGGAAAGAAAAAGATATACCGCGCTGTCCCCCTGTCTGTTTCTTCAAAAAGGCAAATAGATGAGCTCAGAGACTTGAGCACCAGAATAGATGATTTCGTAGAATTGCATAAAAGCAGGAACAGGGTTCCTACACCTTTTGTGTGGCTGGTGGAAGATGATAGACAAATATCTTCAAGGATAAGAAAGATGATCGATTCTGCTTCAACAGAAGTCATTTTTTCTGCAAACTCCGACACATTTGATCTGGCGTTTAAACATCTGAAAAAAGCAATTGCCAGAGGGGTTACAGTTGCCTTAGTCATGTTTCCTGACACGCCTGTTCAAAAATTACTGGAACTGAAGGGATCGGTATCCAGAATTAGACCCTCGCCTGCTTCAGAGGTATTGATAGTTGACAGAAATTCTGCTTTACTCAATGTCGGAGACGATGTTTCAGATCGTAAGTATGCGCTTTATTTCGATGACAGTGAGCTGATCCACATCTCCAATTATTACTTCTTTCACACAATCTGGGTACCTTCAAAACAGGTAACAGCTTTTGATCTAACCAAACCGGTACTTTTATCAACAACCTGGCTAGCATGTGAAGCTATTGATCAAATCAAAAAAGAAGGATCAAATATCTACGCAGTTATGAAATGCATAATGGATAAAAGAGAGCAAACACTTAGCGGAATAATCACCGGAACCAAAAGGATATTGGGTATGAGGCACACATTTTTCATTAAAGTTCGCGATAAGATTTATTCAGTTGGTGGAAGAACCGCGAGATTGGAAGACGCCAGAATGATTGAATTGAGGTTAAATACGAAGAGTACCAATATCACTGCAAAAAGTGATTGA
- a CDS encoding IS3 family transposase, protein MIFLNLSEFMTVREISRISGIPLSTYYYQPRSRTVNRIDSVRAKRITDLALERPTYGYRRIWAVLRNEGTRVNRKTVARILNKNNLSLPAAKHKNRTKRRNLFTPDAPDQLWETDITYIPTLSGMTYLMCIKDCFSKEWQGYLGSAACTASDAVGSVDDAVSRTFDGSFAYGSLRVDNGPQYCAPRNIYDLPMEVWFRKVWEHPNSYGHGYVREDMAEAARMQNRRPHQRRTHTSTVRPYMGEPSRLYAAKAILHFSNSHRNAASPVSWRWHAVKAMCNNSGDLAVSMNMPREVVE, encoded by the coding sequence ATGATATTCCTTAATCTCTCTGAATTCATGACTGTGAGGGAGATTTCAAGGATATCCGGAATCCCCCTGTCCACCTATTATTATCAGCCAAGATCGAGAACAGTTAACAGGATCGATTCGGTGAGAGCCAAGAGAATCACAGATCTCGCCCTTGAGAGGCCCACATACGGCTACAGGAGAATATGGGCTGTTCTCAGGAATGAGGGGACCCGGGTCAACCGAAAGACTGTTGCGAGGATACTGAATAAAAACAATCTTTCCTTGCCGGCGGCAAAGCACAAGAATCGGACAAAGAGGAGGAATCTCTTCACTCCAGATGCTCCCGATCAATTGTGGGAGACGGACATAACCTATATCCCAACCCTTTCTGGAATGACCTACCTGATGTGCATCAAAGACTGTTTCAGCAAGGAATGGCAGGGGTATCTCGGTTCCGCGGCATGCACTGCTTCTGATGCTGTCGGATCTGTGGATGACGCTGTGTCAAGAACGTTTGATGGCAGCTTTGCATACGGCTCGCTCAGAGTTGACAACGGACCTCAATATTGCGCGCCGAGGAATATATATGACTTGCCAATGGAAGTTTGGTTTCGGAAAGTGTGGGAACATCCGAATAGCTACGGGCACGGTTATGTCCGTGAGGACATGGCTGAAGCTGCCCGGATGCAAAACCGCAGGCCGCATCAAAGGAGAACGCATACCAGCACCGTTAGGCCGTATATGGGAGAGCCGAGCAGGTTGTATGCTGCGAAGGCCATACTGCATTTCTCTAATTCCCACAGAAATGCAGCCTCCCCGGTGTCGTGGCGGTGGCATGCGGTGAAAGCGATGTGTAATAACTCGGGAGACCTTGCAGTGTCCATGAACATGCCCCGAGAGGTGGTTGAGTAA
- a CDS encoding transposase, with amino-acid sequence MTGKFTVEQKYEILMESLNSDESIAEICRKHGVAPVNFRKWRERFLEGGKKALADGPLGNEYEKKIDELTRIIGEQTLVINELKKHRQGGDQDDIP; translated from the coding sequence ATGACAGGCAAGTTCACAGTTGAACAGAAGTACGAGATCTTGATGGAATCGCTCAACTCTGACGAATCGATAGCAGAAATATGCAGGAAACATGGGGTGGCGCCTGTGAACTTCAGGAAGTGGAGGGAACGTTTCCTCGAGGGCGGAAAGAAAGCCCTCGCAGATGGACCTTTGGGAAACGAGTACGAGAAGAAGATCGATGAGCTTACAAGGATCATAGGGGAGCAAACACTTGTTATAAACGAGTTAAAAAAACATCGGCAGGGAGGAGATCAAGATGATATTCCTTAA